One window from the genome of Elusimicrobiota bacterium encodes:
- a CDS encoding class II fructose-bisphosphate aldolase, whose protein sequence is MAVISKPREVKRILQWLRKHNACIPAFGTENALTTESIIVAAHETGRKMGIPRIPVMLAFTGHYPSRQQLANYTVTNNVWDGFLAVRDDVYRLAGKGAKFYSTVNVMVHFDHGHPELDHKVFEAGKNFFSSVMYDCSHLNLKTNMARTAVFVKNNRNYYLVEGVVDEIYESGTGAEKNVFTDPVAAEKYVHATGVDLIVVNLGTEHRAAVADIKYDHARARSISRRVGKMLVLHGTSSLPEQKLARLSGDGIIKVNIWTMLEKTGTAAVVLDSIHNLGCVLPPQELKALKEKNVITEKFYQRVTRQKMDLRYFTYLHMRNDSWIPAVQKKMGMFYSRFGYHRLG, encoded by the coding sequence ATGGCTGTGATATCAAAACCGCGGGAAGTTAAACGCATACTTCAATGGTTACGTAAACACAATGCGTGTATACCAGCTTTTGGGACGGAGAACGCGTTAACTACAGAATCTATAATCGTCGCGGCACACGAGACCGGGCGGAAGATGGGGATACCCAGAATACCCGTTATGCTAGCGTTTACCGGGCATTATCCTTCCCGTCAGCAGTTAGCAAATTATACGGTTACCAATAATGTGTGGGACGGGTTTTTGGCGGTACGCGATGATGTTTACCGTCTCGCCGGTAAAGGTGCAAAGTTTTATAGTACCGTTAATGTTATGGTACATTTTGACCATGGGCATCCCGAGCTTGACCATAAAGTGTTTGAAGCTGGTAAAAACTTTTTTTCGTCAGTGATGTATGACTGTTCGCATTTGAATTTAAAGACAAATATGGCACGGACTGCGGTGTTTGTAAAGAATAACCGCAATTATTACCTTGTTGAAGGCGTGGTGGATGAAATTTATGAATCCGGGACGGGAGCTGAAAAAAATGTATTCACCGATCCTGTTGCTGCTGAGAAATACGTGCATGCAACCGGGGTTGATCTTATTGTCGTGAACCTTGGGACGGAACACCGCGCGGCTGTAGCCGATATAAAATACGACCACGCGCGTGCACGAAGTATCAGCCGGCGGGTAGGGAAAATGTTGGTCCTGCACGGGACGTCAAGTTTACCTGAACAGAAACTCGCGCGGTTATCTGGCGATGGTATTATTAAAGTTAATATTTGGACGATGCTGGAGAAAACGGGTACTGCAGCAGTGGTGTTGGATAGTATCCATAATTTAGGGTGTGTCCTTCCACCGCAGGAGCTTAAGGCGCTTAAGGAAAAAAATGTTATCACAGAAAAGTTTTATCAACGCGTTACCCGGCAAAAAATGGACCTCAGGTATTTTACGTACCTGCATATGCGTAACGATTCATGGATACCGGCAGTCCAAAAAAAAATGGGTATGTTTTACTCGCGGTTCGGGTATCATAGGCTCGGGTAA
- the xylB gene encoding xylulokinase: MFLVVDLGTTSVRSSIIDKFGKTLAFEAREYPIIHPKPDWAEQDPLVWWKNVVITMKAVTAKVKQNKCISAITVTSQREGLVPVDDKCRCLSNCIIWMDKRTVSQAEEVKKVAGTNAVFKLTGLRIDPSFSLCKLLWIKHNKPELYRSAYKFLQAEDYIIAKLTGRFVTEPSIASRTMMLDIRKRVWSRQMFTKFGVDTKKFPEILESGTVVGEVLPSIAREVGLEGVTKVITGGGDQQCAAVGVGAVKEGIVSVSIGTSSVLSMTLNHPVLDPGRKMLCCCAAVPGKWELEPPIWTTGVLLRWCRDVLYENTNYDDMVSSAVKTGIGAGKLVVLPYFMGAGAPLWNPDARGVFIGLTLGHTRENIVRAVLESVAYEIRSNLEYMEHLGVKIGTVILSGGGAKSRLWAKIVADCIGKRIVLTASAEAATLGAAVLASTSTGTYQTVYDAVKHMVHHKSIVIPDKRNYREYTKYYGVYKNAYAGLEKVFHLIAGI; the protein is encoded by the coding sequence ATGTTTTTGGTGGTTGACCTCGGGACTACGAGTGTAAGAAGCAGTATTATAGATAAATTCGGGAAAACCTTGGCGTTTGAAGCGAGGGAATATCCTATTATACATCCAAAACCTGATTGGGCGGAACAGGATCCATTGGTATGGTGGAAAAATGTTGTTATAACAATGAAAGCTGTAACGGCAAAGGTTAAACAAAATAAATGTATTTCCGCTATAACAGTGACATCGCAGCGGGAAGGGCTTGTCCCGGTGGATGATAAATGCCGGTGTTTGAGTAACTGTATTATCTGGATGGATAAACGTACAGTATCTCAAGCTGAAGAAGTAAAGAAAGTTGCCGGTACAAATGCGGTGTTCAAACTTACCGGATTGAGGATAGACCCCTCATTTTCGTTATGTAAACTTTTATGGATAAAACATAATAAGCCGGAGTTATACCGTTCAGCGTACAAGTTTTTACAGGCGGAAGATTATATTATCGCAAAACTTACCGGCCGGTTTGTGACAGAACCGTCAATCGCATCACGGACTATGATGCTGGATATCCGTAAACGCGTATGGTCTCGTCAGATGTTTACAAAATTTGGGGTGGATACAAAAAAATTTCCTGAGATCCTTGAATCCGGGACGGTAGTTGGTGAAGTACTTCCAAGTATTGCGCGGGAAGTAGGGTTGGAAGGTGTAACAAAAGTTATTACCGGCGGAGGTGACCAGCAATGCGCAGCCGTGGGTGTTGGCGCAGTGAAGGAAGGGATCGTTAGCGTTAGTATTGGAACATCATCGGTGTTAAGTATGACACTCAACCACCCGGTGCTCGATCCCGGGAGAAAGATGTTATGCTGTTGCGCAGCGGTACCTGGGAAGTGGGAACTTGAACCGCCGATATGGACCACCGGGGTGTTACTACGATGGTGCAGGGATGTATTATATGAGAACACTAATTATGACGATATGGTATCTTCAGCGGTAAAAACCGGGATTGGTGCTGGTAAGTTGGTTGTATTACCATACTTCATGGGTGCCGGTGCGCCGTTGTGGAACCCTGACGCAAGAGGTGTGTTTATAGGGTTAACACTCGGGCATACACGTGAAAATATTGTCCGTGCAGTACTTGAATCTGTTGCGTATGAGATACGATCAAACCTTGAATATATGGAACACCTAGGGGTGAAGATCGGTACGGTAATACTCAGTGGCGGGGGTGCAAAAAGCCGTCTCTGGGCAAAGATAGTGGCGGATTGTATAGGTAAACGTATAGTACTAACCGCTTCTGCGGAGGCCGCTACGCTTGGCGCAGCGGTACTTGCGAGTACTTCAACAGGTACCTACCAGACGGTGTATGATGCGGTTAAACATATGGTACACCATAAAAGCATAGTTATTCCGGATAAACGTAATTATCGTGAATATACAAAGTATTATGGTGTATACAAAAATGCGTATGCCGGGTTAGAGAAAGTGTTTCATTTGATAGCAGGTATATGA